From Pagrus major chromosome 9, Pma_NU_1.0, the proteins below share one genomic window:
- the LOC141002873 gene encoding olfactory receptor 4B13-like: MMDNVSQIRIFFLLGLNETNNHRFTLFFLTLLCYCLILLVNVCVIVIIIMDKNLHEPMYILLCTFCMNALYGTTGFYPKFLWDLLSPVHVISYSGCLVQALVMYSFACADLSILSVMAYDRYVAICRPLEYHSVMSKQRLIMLACFSWIIPFCVMGINVFLTTRLKLCSPYITRLFCVNWIIVKLACFPAETTINSIVAYIAIVIYVFHGFFIVWSYMYLIKTCVNSIENKAKFMQTCVPHLTSLLIFLVAIAFDVLNMRFSSKDLPQALQNIVAIEFLVIPPLMNPLIYGFKLTKIRNRILGVITLKTK; the protein is encoded by the coding sequence ATGATGGATAATGTTTCTCAAATAagaatatttttccttttaggtttaaatgaaacaaataaccaCAGAttcactctcttctttctcactttactgtgttactgtttgattttgctagtgaatgtttgtgttattgtgatcaTCATCATGGACAAAAACCTGCATGAACCAATGTATATTTTACTATGTACTTTTTGCATGAATGCACTTTATGGTACAACAGGTTTCTATCCCAAGTTTCTCTGGGATCTTCTTTCTCCTGTTCATGTCATCTCTTATTCTGGATGCCTTGTTCAGGCTCTAGTGATGTACTCATTTGCCTGCGCTGACCTGTCTATTCTTTCCGTCATGGCATATGACAGATATGTGGCTATATGTCGACCACTGGAGTACCACTCTGTCATGTCAAAGCAAAGACTCATTATGTTAGCGTGTTTTTCGTGGATAATACCTTTTTGTGTGATGGGTATTAATGTTTTTCTAACAACTAGATTAAAGTTATGCAGCCCATATATCACCAGGCTTTTTTGTGTGAATTGGATTATTGTTAAACTGGCTTgtttcccagctgaaactactaTTAATAGCATAGTTGCTTACATAGCAATAGTCATTTATGTCTTTCATGGTTTCTTTATAGTTTGGTCCTACATgtatctcattaaaacatgtgtGAATTCAATAGAAAACAAGGCAAAGTTCATGCAAACATGTGTGCCACATTTAACCTCCTTGCTCATTTTTCTTGTGGCTATAGCGTTTGATGTATTGAATATGAGATTTAGTTCAAAAGATTTACCTCAAGCCCTTCAAAACATTGTTGCTATAGAATTTCTTGTCATACCTCCCTTAATGAATCCTCTCATTTATGGTTTCAAATTGACCAAAATTAGGAACAGAATTCTGGGTGTTAttactttaaaaactaaatga
- the LOC141002822 gene encoding olfactory receptor 4B13-like: MMDNVSVITTFFLSGLHETMIHRRALFFVTLLCYCLILLVNITLIVTIISDKNLHEPMYILLCAICMNALYGTAGFYPKFLWDLLSPVHVISYSGCLVQALVMYSFACADLFILSVMAYDRYVAICRPLEYHSVMSKQRLIKLVCYAWMTPFCMMGINVFLTSRLKLCSPYIAKLFCVNWIIVKLACFPAETTFNSVVAHIIIIIYIFHGFFIIWSYMYLIKTCVNSIENRAKFMQTCVPHLTSLLIFIVTILFDVINMRFSSKDLPQALQNFVAIEFLVIPPLMNPLIYGFKLTKIRNRILRVGTLKTK; this comes from the coding sequence ATGATGGATAATGTCTCGGttataacaacattttttctttcaggtttacATGAAACAATGATCCACCGTCGTGCTCTGTTCTTTGTCACTTTACTGTGTTACTGTTTAATTTTGTTGGTAAATATTACTCTTATTGTGACCATAATCTCAGATAAAAACCTGCATGAACCAATGTAtattctactgtgtgctatttGCATGAATGCACTTTATGGGACAGCAGGTTTCTACCCCAAGTTTCTCTGGGATCTGCTTTCTCCTGTTCATGTTATCTCTTATTCTGGATGCCTTGTTCAGGCTCTAGTGATGTACTCATTTGCCTGCGCTGATCTGTTTATTCTTTCAGTCATGGCATATGACAGATATGTTGCTATATGTCGACCACTGGAGTACCACTCTGTCATGTCAAAGCAAAGACTCATCAAGTTAGTGTGTTACGCTTGGATGACACCTTTTTGCATGATGGgcataaatgtttttctgacatcTAGATTAAAGTTATGCAGCCCATATATTGCTAAACTCTTCTGTGTGAATTGGATTATTGTTAAACTTGCTTgtttcccagctgaaactaccTTTAATAGTGTAGTTGCTCacataataattataatttatatttttcatggcTTCTTTATCATTTGGTCCTACATgtatctcattaaaacatgtgtGAATTCTATAGAAAACAGGGCAAAGTTCATGCAAACATGTGTGCCACATTTAACCTCCTTGCTCATTTTTATTGTAACTATCCTTTTTGATGTAATAAATATGAGATTTAGTTCAAAAGATTTACCTCAAGCCCTTCAAAACTTTGTTGCCATAGAATTTCTTGTCATACCTCCCTTAATGAATCCTCTCATTTATGGTTTCAAATTGACCAAAATTAGGAACAGAATTCTGCGCGTTGGtactttaaaaactaaatga